The proteins below are encoded in one region of Sphingobium sp. CR2-8:
- the cas1 gene encoding type II CRISPR-associated endonuclease Cas1, which produces MDRIVDIATDGRHLSALRGFLIVSQDHAEVGRVPLDDVAAVIVHAHGVTWSTNLIVALAKRGAVMLLCGSNHAPVAICLPINGHHAQNARMRAQWEAGRPLSKQLWRRIVIAKIRWQAAVLDANGISASAFDLLARRVGSGDPDNVEAQAARRYWPLLMGEAFRRDRDADGANALLNYGYTVLRSLCARAVVASGLHPSIGVHHANRTNALALADDLIEPFRPLVDALTLRLMARGVETVTPEAKRAFAGLIALDLPGADGTTTVAGAANRAAQSLARAFQSGTAADIVLPTPPSALELAGLDSLLA; this is translated from the coding sequence ATGGATCGGATCGTCGACATAGCGACCGATGGCCGTCACTTGTCCGCGCTCCGTGGCTTCCTCATCGTATCGCAGGATCATGCCGAGGTCGGCCGTGTGCCGCTGGACGATGTCGCGGCCGTGATCGTGCATGCCCATGGCGTCACCTGGTCGACCAACCTCATCGTCGCCCTGGCGAAACGCGGCGCCGTGATGCTGCTATGCGGCAGCAACCATGCGCCGGTGGCGATCTGTCTGCCGATCAACGGACACCATGCCCAAAATGCGCGGATGCGCGCACAATGGGAGGCAGGCAGGCCGCTTTCCAAACAGCTTTGGCGCAGGATCGTGATTGCCAAGATACGCTGGCAGGCGGCGGTTTTGGACGCCAATGGCATATCCGCGTCCGCCTTCGACCTGCTCGCGCGCCGCGTCGGCTCCGGCGACCCCGACAATGTCGAAGCACAGGCTGCCCGCCGCTACTGGCCGCTGCTGATGGGAGAGGCATTCCGTCGTGATCGCGATGCCGACGGAGCCAACGCCCTGCTCAATTATGGCTACACGGTCCTGCGATCGCTATGCGCGCGGGCGGTAGTGGCGTCGGGCCTGCATCCCTCGATCGGGGTGCATCACGCCAACCGCACCAATGCGCTGGCCTTGGCGGACGACCTGATCGAACCCTTCCGTCCCCTCGTCGATGCACTGACCCTGCGCCTGATGGCGCGCGGTGTCGAAACGGTTACTCCGGAGGCCAAGCGCGCTTTTGCCGGCCTGATCGCGCTCGACCTGCCAGGCGCGGACGGCACCACGACCGTGGCCGGCGCCGCCAATCGCGCGGCACAAAGCCTGGCCCGCGCGTTCCAGAGCGGCACCGCCGCCGACATAGTCCTGCCTACGCCCCCTTCCGCGCTGGAACTGGCGGGCCTGGATTCCCTGCTCGCATGA
- the cas2 gene encoding CRISPR-associated endonuclease Cas2 translates to MSATQLSGYRLMWIFVMFDLPVATKEQARAATKFREFLLDEGFEKSQFSVYARFCNGKEQFETYMRRVESHLPDRGDVHILSFTDRQYENIVRYSGQRRGRQRKNPNQLALF, encoded by the coding sequence ATGAGCGCGACCCAACTGAGCGGATATCGGCTGATGTGGATTTTCGTCATGTTCGACCTGCCGGTCGCCACGAAGGAACAGGCGCGCGCCGCCACCAAATTCCGCGAATTTCTGTTGGACGAAGGTTTTGAGAAAAGCCAGTTTTCCGTCTATGCTCGCTTCTGCAACGGCAAGGAACAGTTCGAAACCTATATGCGGCGAGTTGAATCGCACCTGCCCGATCGCGGCGACGTCCACATCCTCAGTTTCACGGACCGGCAATATGAAAATATCGTGCGATATTCAGGCCAACGCCGCGGTCGGCAACGGAAAAACCCCAATCAGCTCGCCCTATTCTAA
- a CDS encoding IS5 family transposase, translated as MSRGDLTEAEWRVLKTLLPIEPEKRSRGRRPEHNRSIINGILWRLRCGAPWRDAPPKYGSWNTIYRRFRRWSEAGVWETVAVTLAEIMADSGHYSIDSTTVRAHVSAAGGKGDSSTRSWPLAGRVHQ; from the coding sequence TTGAGCCGAGGCGATCTGACTGAAGCAGAATGGCGCGTTCTAAAGACCTTGCTGCCCATCGAGCCTGAAAAACGTAGTCGAGGCCGTCGGCCCGAGCACAACCGTTCGATCATTAATGGCATACTCTGGCGGCTGCGTTGCGGTGCCCCGTGGCGCGACGCGCCACCCAAATATGGCAGCTGGAACACCATTTATCGCCGGTTTCGGCGATGGAGTGAAGCCGGGGTCTGGGAGACCGTCGCCGTGACGTTGGCCGAGATCATGGCGGACAGTGGCCACTATAGCATCGACAGCACCACAGTCCGCGCCCACGTCTCGGCAGCGGGCGGAAAGGGGGACTCATCGACGCGCTCTTGGCCGCTCGCGGGGCGGGTTCACCAGTAA
- a CDS encoding transposase — MERMFGQLKINRAIATRYDQLANSFLGMVHLATARYWLKFVHAA, encoded by the coding sequence ATCGAACGCATGTTCGGGCAACTCAAGATCAACCGTGCCATCGCCACTCGATACGACCAACTGGCCAACAGCTTCCTTGGCATGGTCCATCTCGCCACCGCCAGATACTGGCTCAAATTTGTCCACGCCGCCTAG
- a CDS encoding replication initiator protein A codes for MFFTLPDFSDISLRDYQETMQRPFFSLSKRKRIKPIEYVSPDKSVTVHVSANPTYGMATIWDADIMIYLASHLNEMRERGINDMSPVVRLQPGDLLKRICWGTSGRAYERLVSALDRLQATTIKTNIRASAKSRETTFSWIDSYTHLVDERTQRSLGMEITLSKWFFDGVMDKRNVLAISPLYFEITSGLGKWLYRASRKHAGGNGTEGFVIGFETLHQKSGSESSYPVFKRKLLDLARANELPDISLEVINGDSTKPKMRMVMRRHVAERQRSGRARPPLPPTQDRPSQDDGDDMIDPRQAMQLLAKAAGGLRSSGADKRRQLPKSASANRAIDILDADIYAAIRRDFPGWDYDDLIRRFDAFLGTNPLEVPRNYSKRFYGFVKEHHSRNKYRLRS; via the coding sequence ATGTTCTTCACTCTGCCCGATTTCAGCGATATTTCGCTGCGCGACTATCAGGAGACGATGCAGCGTCCTTTCTTCAGCCTGTCGAAGCGCAAACGCATCAAGCCGATAGAATATGTCAGTCCTGACAAATCGGTGACGGTCCATGTCTCTGCCAATCCGACCTACGGCATGGCGACGATCTGGGACGCGGACATCATGATCTATCTGGCGTCCCATCTTAATGAAATGCGCGAGCGAGGCATCAACGATATGTCGCCCGTCGTTCGATTGCAGCCGGGTGATCTGCTCAAGCGCATCTGCTGGGGCACCAGCGGGCGCGCCTATGAACGTCTGGTGAGCGCGCTGGATCGGCTGCAGGCGACGACTATCAAGACGAATATCCGCGCTAGCGCCAAAAGCCGCGAAACGACCTTCTCATGGATCGACAGCTATACCCATCTGGTGGATGAGCGCACGCAACGATCTCTGGGCATGGAGATTACGCTATCCAAATGGTTCTTTGACGGCGTGATGGACAAGCGCAATGTCCTGGCCATCTCGCCGCTCTATTTTGAGATCACCAGCGGATTGGGCAAATGGCTTTACCGTGCGTCTCGTAAACATGCAGGGGGGAACGGGACGGAAGGCTTCGTGATCGGGTTTGAAACGCTGCATCAGAAGAGCGGTAGCGAAAGCAGCTATCCGGTGTTCAAGCGCAAGCTATTGGATCTCGCACGGGCCAACGAGCTGCCGGATATCAGCCTGGAAGTCATCAACGGCGACAGCACGAAACCCAAGATGCGGATGGTGATGCGGCGACATGTTGCGGAGCGTCAGCGATCCGGTCGTGCGCGCCCTCCCCTGCCCCCTACGCAGGATAGGCCGAGCCAAGATGACGGGGATGACATGATCGATCCGCGGCAAGCGATGCAGTTGCTCGCGAAGGCGGCCGGTGGATTGCGTAGTTCCGGCGCAGACAAGAGGAGGCAGCTGCCGAAATCGGCATCGGCCAATCGTGCGATCGACATATTGGACGCGGACATTTACGCCGCGATCCGTCGGGATTTTCCGGGCTGGGATTATGACGATCTGATCAGGCGGTTTGACGCCTTTCTTGGGACAAACCCACTCGAAGTCCCGCGTAACTATTCGAAGCGCTTCTACGGATTCGTCAAGGAACATCATAGCCGTAACAAGTATCGACTGCGTTCTTAA
- a CDS encoding ParB/RepB/Spo0J family partition protein: MSRRSLISEALASVPADPVVSSDAAGAEAAAGRVNFTNKRLEAFGEAARIVKRPTIRLKPAECSIWSGNARDYSLLDEHRLRSLIDSILAESGNRIPAVVRRTPGGPLPYELVTGTRRHWAISWLNANHYPDIDLIAIIEDLDDEAAFRLADIENREREDISDLERGLNYKGAVERFYGGVQLRMAERLKISKSQLARYIALTDIPPFLVSAFHSPMDLQAKYGEKLLPLLRDPANRTKLENAADQIASEQSFRRSGDEPPIGGAEVMNRLLKAVTAKGRVQKASIAGGTARRSGR; the protein is encoded by the coding sequence ATGAGCCGGCGATCGCTGATCAGCGAAGCGCTCGCCTCTGTGCCTGCGGACCCGGTCGTTAGCAGCGATGCGGCTGGCGCGGAGGCGGCCGCCGGGCGGGTCAACTTCACCAACAAGCGGCTGGAGGCTTTTGGCGAAGCGGCGCGGATCGTCAAGCGGCCGACAATCCGGTTGAAGCCAGCGGAATGTTCGATCTGGTCGGGCAACGCGCGCGACTATTCTTTGCTGGACGAACACCGGTTGCGCAGCCTGATCGATTCGATCCTGGCCGAGAGTGGTAATCGCATTCCCGCAGTGGTGCGGCGCACGCCCGGTGGCCCCCTCCCCTATGAACTGGTAACGGGAACGCGGCGACATTGGGCAATTAGTTGGCTTAACGCCAATCATTATCCTGACATCGATCTGATCGCGATTATCGAGGATCTGGACGATGAGGCGGCCTTTCGCCTGGCCGATATCGAAAATCGTGAGCGCGAGGATATTTCCGATTTGGAACGCGGCCTTAATTATAAGGGCGCGGTCGAGCGCTTTTATGGGGGGGTGCAGCTGCGCATGGCCGAGCGGCTGAAAATCTCCAAGTCGCAATTGGCGCGCTATATCGCACTGACCGACATACCGCCCTTCCTCGTCAGCGCCTTTCATTCGCCGATGGATTTGCAGGCGAAATATGGCGAGAAGCTGCTGCCGTTGCTGCGTGACCCGGCGAACCGGACGAAGCTGGAAAATGCGGCTGACCAGATTGCTTCCGAACAAAGCTTTCGCCGATCGGGTGACGAGCCGCCGATTGGGGGCGCGGAGGTGATGAACCGCTTGCTCAAAGCCGTGACCGCAAAAGGCCGGGTTCAGAAAGCGTCAATTGCGGGGGGAACGGCAAGGCGATCGGGGAGGTAG